The genome window GATGCATTAATGGGGGGGAAGTATGGCGTAAAAAAGGATTCATAGATATAGCCTTTCAGCGTGATAACCTCGCCGGGAACTTTTTCCCAGCGGATGATGGACATCATGCGGGCCATAATTCCTGAAAGAAAGAATACGGTTATCGCGTTTGAACCATAAACCAGAAACGGCTTGATCCAGAACGTATAACCTTTCATGTCAATCAGCCAGTAGCACATCGCGAAGAAGTGCAGTGCCAGGCCTGTTGTATATAATACGTATGAACTTGTCCAGATGTTTTTATTCATTGGGAACGCCAGATCCCAGAATAAACCAAGGACTACAGAAAAATTTGCAAATACGAAAATCCAGATAACCTTGGTCATCTTGTCATTATCGGAAAGGAGCCAGTATCCAAGAAAAATTCCGCTGAGAGTGGTGGCTATTGCAGGAATTGTTGAAAGGATGCCTTCAGGGTCCCACACTTTTGTTGCTGACCAGAGATGCCCCTGCAGCAGAAGGTTGTCTATATATGCCGCAAGGTTGGTAGTTGGTTCAAGATTCGCGTAGCCAACACCGGGCACGGGAATCAGTGTCATCAATGCCCAGTATAGCAAAAGGAAAAATGCGGCTATACCTACCTGCGTTTTAAGTGATGTTTTCAGGAACAACAGCGCTGCAATCAGATAGACCACGCCAATTCGCTGAAGCACTCCGGGAATTCTTATCTTTGAGGGATCAAGCCACTCACCGGTGTTAAAATTGTAAAAGGGGAAAGTTGCCAGGATGATTCCGAGTCCGAATAAAATTAACGCTCTTCGGATAATCTGTATTATGAGCTGTTTTTGAGAGTCTCCGCGTTCTTTTCTTTTCTTCATGGAGTAGGTGATGGCAACACCAACGATAAAAAGGAAGAAGGGGAAAATCAGGTCGGTAGGAGTACAACCGTGCCAAGGCGCATGCTTCAGCGGCGGATAAATGGTGCTCCAGGTACCAGGGTTATTTACAAGCACCATCCCTGCTATGGTTATTCCCCTGAACACGTCGAGCGAAACCAAGCGCTCTGTCTTAACTGGTTCATTCATAGGGGCGTAATTTAGCACAAACAATGCAAAAAACAACAAATTAAAAGGATTTCCGTAAATAAAAAATATAATCGGTGAACGATAAAAATGAATGAAATCAAGCACTAGGGATTTCTTGAATTTTGCCGTAATTCGGAATATATTTGAAACATTGAATAACATTATTAACTCGCGCAGACGACCATGACACTTCAGGATAATGATCTCCTTTCCGTTCAGGAAGCCCGGAACTTAGCCCTCGCGGCAAAAGAGGCTCAAAAAGAGTATAAACACTTCACACAGGAGCAGGTTGACCGCATCGTTAAAGCCATGGCGGATGCGGGATACGCACAGGCGGAGCGGCTCGCAAAACTGGCTGCTGAGGAGAGCGGATTCGGAAAATGGCAGGATAAGGTCATCAAGAATCAGTTCGGCACCCGGAATGTGTATGAGTCAATTAAAGACCTGAAAACAGTCGGTGTGATCGAATCACTGCATGGCGGTAAGCTGCTTAAAATAGCAGAGCCAATGGGGGTTGTTGCGGCACTGGTACCTTCGACCAACCCGACCTCCACGGCAATGTTTAAGATCCTTATATCCCTGAAGGCCCGCAATTCCGTAGTTATCTCTCCTCATCCCAAGACGGCAAAGTGCACTTTTGATGCCGCTATGGTTCTTTGTGACGCTGCCGAAAAAGCCGGGGCCCCCAGAGGATTGATTCAATGTATGAAGAATCCGACCCTGGAGGGAACCAGTGAATTAATGAAGAACAAAAATATCGCCGTAATTCTTGCCACCGGAAGCAACCCGATGGTCAGAGCAGCATACAGTTCAGGAAAGCCTGCTTACGGAGTAGGGGCCGGAAACGTGCCTGCATTTATTGAAAAATCTGCCAATTACAAAAAGGCGGTTGCGGATATTCTATACGGTACAACTTTTGATAATGGCACGCTCTGTTCATCTGAACAGGCAATCGTATGTGACAGAACCATCCGCGAACAGGTAATTAAAGAATGTAAAGAGCAGGGGGGATATTTTGTTAATGCTGAAGAGAAAAAAAAGCTTTCGGGTTATATACTGAAGGATAAAGGGCTCAACGCAGATATTGTTGGAAAGCCCGCACCATGGATTGCGCAGCACGCAGGATTTAACGTCCCCGAAAATACCCGGGTCCTTATCGCGGAGTGCAGTGAAGTGGGTAAGCACGAACCACTTTCCGTGGAAAAACTTTCACCCATACTTGCCTTTTATACCGTTGACGGCTGGCTTGAAGGATGCCACAAGTGCATTGATTTGCTGCAATTCGGCGGTATTGGACACACGATGGTAATCCATTCCAATGATTCGGATATCATCATGAAATTTGCTCTTGAGAAACCTGCATTCAGGATTCTGGTTAATACCGTTTCCTCTGTAGGGGCAGTCGGATATACAACTGCACTGATGCCCTCAATGACGCTCGGTCCCGGAACCTGGGGAGGTTCAATCATATCAGAAAATGTTACCGCAAAACATCTGCTGAATTACAAACATCTGGCATTTGAGGTGAATCCTGTAAATCCTGGGCAGACGCTTACATCAATTGGAAGCAGCAGTGCGGTATCATCGTCAGTACCAAAGAGTTTTATTGATGAAATAGAAGACCGACTGAGGGCCCGTGCCGGCAACAAACCTGTGCAACAGGATTACAGCATTCCGGAGAAAAAGGAAACCAAACCCGCGGCAAACAAAGCATACGGAGAAGGAATCTCAGAAGAAGAAATTCAGAAGATCATCAAGGGGTTTAAGGTTTAGCAAGATTTCCGGGGACAGAACACCCGTGCAAAGAGGCCAAGACATAAAGGGGGAGTATGAAAATTTTTTGTAGAGACGTTGCAATCGCCGCCGTGAACATATATCGGTTGCAAAATTTTAACGGCGATTGCAGCGTCTCAGACCCATCAAAGGCAAACCGTGAAGATTACAATATCTCAGACCCGTCAAAGGCAAACCTTCGTGCGGGTTCACAAATCGTCCCACATATTCGCCCATGAGACGCCGCAAATGCAAAACATCCATGAAAATAAAACATCCGGTTAGCATTTGCGACGTCTTTACAAAGGACACATCCGGTTTTTCGTAGAGACGTTGCAATCGCCGCCGTGAATATATATCGGTTGCGGAATTCTCACGGCGATTGCAGCGTCTCAGACCCGTCAAAGGCAAACCGCGATGTTCCAGCGTCTCAGACCCGTCAAAGGAAAACCGCGAAGATTACATCACACAAAACCCGCCACATGTTTTGCCCTGAGACGCCGCAAATGCAAAACATCCATGTAAATAAAACATCCGGTTAGCATTTGCGACGTCTTTACAAAGGACACGTCCGATTTTTTGTAGAGACGTTGCAATCGCCGCCACGGATATATACAGGCCTCCGAATTTTCACGGCGATTGCAGCGTCTCAGACCCGTCAAAGGCAAACCGCGATGTTGCAGCATCTCAGACCCGTCAAAGGAAAATCGTGAAGATTGCAGCGTCTCAGACCCGTCAAAGGCAAACCGCGATGTTGCAGCGTCTCAGACCCGTCAAAAGGAAACCGCGAAAATCGTATCACCAAAACCCGTCACATATTTGCCCCTGAGACGCCGCAAATGCAAAACATCCATGTAAATAAAACATCCGGTTAGCATTTGCGACGTCTTTACAAAGGACACATCCGGTTTTTCGTAGAGACGTTGCAATCGCCGCCGTGAATATATATCGGTCGCGGAATTTGTACGGCGATTGCAGCATCTCAGACCCGTCAAAGGCAAACCTTGAAGATTACATCATCTCAGACCCGTCAAATGCAAACCACGAAGATTACATCATCTCAAACCCGTCAAAGGCAAACCGCGAAAATCGTATAACCCAAAACCCATCTCATATTCGCCCCTGAGACGCCGCAAATGCAAAACATCTACATAAATAAAACATCCGGTTAGCATTTGCGACGTCTCAGACCCGTCAAAGGCAAACCGCGATGTTGCATCATCTCAGACCCGTCAAAGGGAAACCGCGAAAATCGTATGACCCAATTACCGCCACATGTTCTTCCCTGAGACACCGCAAATGCAGGAGATCATGGTGAATAAAACATTCGGTTAGCATTTGCGACGTCTCTACAAAAAATTCGTTACCGAGGGGAATCGATTTCCCATTTCAACGGATTCATCCTGATGTATTCTCTTGCCGCGAACAATCCGTTTTCATCACGAATTATTCTGTCATAAAAGCGTTCCTGCCACTTGAATTGTTTGTTGATTTTTCTTGCCTTACGGGTGACCATGGATTTAAATGTGCCTACAACCCTTGCCAGAGGACCTGCCTTCAATGCTATTTCTGACATTTTTTCTGAGGAATATCCGGGATTGGGTTCAAAAACCTGATTGTCTATGATGACTTCCTCGCCGGGTGTTTGATTAATCATGATTATACCATGAAAATGATCCGGCATTATTACAAAATCATCAATTGAGATATAGGAAAAAAAGCCCGGCAACCTCTCCCAGGTCTCTTTCAAAACTTCACCGCAGGCGAGTAATTTAACCTCTCCGTTTATAATTTCGGAAAAGAACCTTTCCCGGTTATAGGTGTTTGTTGTTATGAAGTAAATGCCATTACCATAATTCCACCAATTGGCTCTGGCGGAGGTGATCCGGTAAAGATTTAAAAATTTATCTGACATAAGTCATTCATTACCAATATTCATTTTCTCTAAGATGTCAATTGATGAATACTTAGCATTTCGTGAAGAAAATAATTCTCGTTCTTCCCTGAGATGCCGCAAATGCAATAATCCCGTCACACAAAAACATCCGGTTAGCATTTGCGACGTCTTTACAAAGGACACGTCCGATTTTTTGTAGAGACGTTGCAATCGCCGCCGTGAATATATATCGGTCGCGGAATTTGCACGGCGATTGCAGCGTCTCAAACCCGTCAAATGCAAACCACGAAGATTACATCATCTCAGACCCGTCAAAGGCAAACCGCGAAGATCGTATAACCCAAAACCCGTCACATATTCGCCCCTGAGACGCCGCAAATGCAGGGGATCAACGTAAACAAAACATCTGGTTAGCATTTGCATCCTATCTGCACAAATATCTCCGAATGCGGCCCATTAAATTTTCAACTCCCCCTTTTAATGCTCAATTATATTTCGAACATCGTGGTTATCGCCGCGAACTCATGCCCCTTAAAATCTTTGTGGAAAAATTCGTTGCATTCTTTTTTGTATATATAATCTGCTGAATATTCATCCGCGTGGTCAATAATATCGCGGAGCGCATCGGCAATGTAATAGACCTCATCATCGGTCATGGTGGGGTGGAGAGAAATACGGACCCATCCCGGTTTTTCGGAGAGATCGCCCTGGTCAATTTTATCCGTAATCCGCTTTGATCGGCTCGGGTCAACGTGCAGCAGATAATGTCCGTAGGTTCCTGCACAGGAACAGCCGCCGCGGGACTGTATCCCAAACCGGTCATTCAGCAATTTTACCGCAAGATTATAATGCATGTCTTCTATATAAAACGAAAGTGCGCCAAGCCGGTGGCGGTAATTATCCGCAAGCAAATGCAGTTTTGGAATGTTGTCAAATTCCCTCACAATGATATCTACCAGTTCCTCTTCACGCTGCAGCATATATTTGCTTTGCATCTCCTCTTTTAGTTTAATGGCGAGCGCTGCCTTAATAGTCTGCAGAAAAGGGGGAGTGCCGCCATCTTCACGGGCTTCTATATCATTCACAAATTTGTGTTCACCCCAGGGGTTGGTCCAGTCAACCGTCCCGCCGCCGGGGTTATCCGGTATCCGGTTGTGATACAGGTGGGAGGTGAAAATCAGAACGCCGGGAGTACCCGGTCCCCCGAGGAATTTATGCGGTGAAAAGAATATAGCATCAAGCCGTTCATCGGGATCTTTGGGGTGCATATTAATATCAACATAAGGTGCTGAACAGGCAAAATCCACAAAGCAATAGCCGCCGTTCTGATGCATTATTTTAGATAGCTGATGATACGGGGTTTGTATCCCCGTAACGTTTGATGCTGCCGTGAACGAGCCAATCTTCAGCCGTCTGTTTTTATACTTCTGCAGTTCAATTTCAAGATTATCGGGATTAATGCCGCCATCTTCATCAGGGGGAATCACCACCACATCGGCAATAGTCTCATGCCAGGATGTCTGGTTTGAATGATGCTCCATGTGGGTTACAAATACCACCGGCCGCATCGTTTCATCAAGCAAAATGTTATCATAAAACTGCTCGGGCAGGCGCAGTCCGAGAATCCGGATAAACTTATTAACCGGGCCGGTCATGCCAGATCCGTTACAGATAAGTACATCTCCTTCGCCGGCATTCACATGCTTTTTGATAATCCTTTTTGCTTCAGCGTAGGATTTTGTCATAAAGGTGCCGGTCACGCTCGATTCAGAATGGGTATTCGCAACCCAGGGGCCAAAATCGCGGATCATTTTTTCTTCGATCGGAGCATAAAGCCGGCCGCTGGCTATCCAGTCCGCGTAAAGTATTTTCTTTTCTCCATAGGGAGACTGAAAACTATTATCTATACCGATAATATTTTTTCTGAATTTTGAAAAATGCTGCTGAAGATCAGTCATCAAGTAATCCGTATTTAATTAAGCGAAGTTAGCAAAGGGGAGTGAATCTGAAAAACAGATTTGAGGCAGGGGGCAAAAATAAAAAAAGGCCTCCAGCGAGGGAGGCCTTTTGATCAGAAGCATATTCTTAATTTTTCTGATACACTCCGTGGCAGTCAGGGCACTGGTTGTATTCAATTCCCTGATTCAGATTTGAGGGATGGATGAAATCCATGCCGTCGAGCGAAACCATTTCCTTTTCATTGGCAATTTTCTGTCCTATGATGGTATGGCAGACATTGCAGTCAGAAGAAATTTTTCTGCCGTCCGCGGAGGTATGTTTATCATCATGGCAGCGGAAGCATCCTTCATAATACATATGCCCGAGATTATTGGGATATTTTTTCCAGCTGACCTTCATGGTCGGGAAGTAGTTGTTGGAATAAATTTCCTGAATTGCCTTAATGGATTTAGCAAGATCGGCCTGGCGGGTTTTCATCACATCCGGATAAGAGGCGCTGTAGAAATTGCTGATATACAGGTCGATTTTCTTTACTGCTTCTTCGGTTGTGTAATAGTCTTTTTCGAGCACATCCATTGCAATACTCTTTATGTAGGGGAGGGTTGGATCAATCCGTCCGGAGGACATATAGCGGTTAAGCATTTTATCAGGCTGATTATATATATGAGCAGGGCGGTTGTGGCAGTCAATGCAGTCAAAGCGGCGGAGCTCTTTATCCGGGGGAGTGAATCCGGCTTTTTCCTTCGTTGTATATACCACTTCTTTGCCTTCCTTGTCTATTACCTTAATCCAGGGAATGGATTGGCGGCTTTCATCATCGGTGTAGTAAAAGATGTCGTTTGCGATGTTCATGTGATAATGAATGCCGTTTGAAGTGCCTGAGGTTGCAGTTCCGCCCCCGACTTTCATAAGCATGGTGAGGGAGTGCAGAGTGTTTGCTTCATCGGTCAGATAGTAATTGCCGGATACTTTCTTCTCACTGAAGAAATGAGCCGGCCAGTGGCACTGCTCGCAGGTATGCTGAGCAGGGCGCAGATTCTTGATAGGTGTTTCAATCGGACGCGAGTATTTATTGAAAGCAACTGAATAGAGCTGATAGGCACCGGAAATCTTTGACTGTACAAACCAGTCAGCTCCAGGGCCGATGTGACACTTAGCGCACCCGACACGGCTGTGTGCAGAGTTAAGATACGCTGTATATTCAGGATGCATCACTTCATGGCACATGGTTCCGCAAAACTCATCTGAGTCGGTGTATTCGTATGCCTTAAAGCTGCCGAATGCTGAAAAAACAAGCAAAAGAACCGTAACAACGGTAATCATGGAAACCGCGGTACGGTGTTTGGGATCATTCAGATCAACTACCGGCATTCTTCTTTCCTTGGCAAGACCCCGCTTTTTAAGCGAGTGTTCGCGCCAAAGTGCAACAGCTACCAGCAGCAGTCCGCATATCATAATAGCCGGAAGGATGATGAAGGCGATTATGCCCATATAGGGTTTTGTCTCATGAGCAAAAAACTCAAGCGTCATGAGGAAGAGGATAAGCCCGAAGGATATCCCTGCAACAGCGAACCCCAGAAGAGCCAGCGGCGAATAAAACGCCTGCGGTAATTTACCTTTCATGACCGATACTCCTTACTGTTTGTTTTCTTCGTTGTTTTCTTCCGGGTCAATGATATCATCTTCGCCGAATTCTTTTTCTTTAAGTTTATCCTTAATTCTCTGCAGTTCAAGCGGATGCTCTTCAGCCATCTCTTCTTCGGTGATGGTACCCTTCCACCATGCAAGACTCATCGGATACACATCAGGATTGAACATCACAAAGTAGAAATGCCATACCACAATTGCCAGGAACGCAAGCCAGGCCTCATAATAGTGTATGGTGCGTGCGATATCCCATCCGAGTTTGGTAAAGAGATTCATAAAGGTATTGTCGAACCACATAATTACACCGGTAACCGTCATGACGATGGTACCCCAGATCAGTGCCCAGTATTCAGCTTTTTCAACATAGCTGAACCGGTCAAGAAGCGGTTTATCCTTCTGCAGGCCCAGGTTATACTTAAAGACGCCGATAGCATCTTTTGCATCCTGAAGACGGGGGAGAAGATCGCGGATAAGCTGCTTGCCCCGGGGCACAAACAGGATGTAATATATATGGTAGAGTGAGACCAGAGTCATCACCACTGCTGCAATACGGTGAATCAGACTGCGCAGTTCAAATGCGTTTTCACTGATATTCCGGATGGAAACAACCCACCAAGCATTCGGGAAGCGGAGCATAAATCCTGTGATAACCAGCAGAATGAAGCTCACGGCAAGCGTTATATGCTGTATCCGTTCATTCTTTGACATTCTGAGATACAGTGCGTGGCTGTGCTTTTCATGAGGAATAAGCCCGCGCTGCTTCATCTTTTTAATCTTGGACTTCTTAATAAAGTCAATAATATTATGGAAGAACATGCCGCCAATGGTGCCGACGATCATCAGGATATATCCGAACGCGATGTAATAGAGAATCGGTTCTTCTTCCTTTTCCAGAGTAACGTGAATTTTTCCAACGGTGAAATTCTCGTTAGCGCCCGGATGGCATGATCCGCAGGTGGCAACCAGATTCGATTTGTGAATTGTTGAAGTCGGGTCGGATGATGATTTAATATTGTGCACGCCATGGCATGATGCGCAGTTGGCAACAGATGCCGAACCGCCTTCAAGAGCCAGTCCGTGATATGTATCCTGAAAGGTTGCAAACCGGTTGGCTGATATGCCATATTTATCAGAAAGCTTAACCGAGTTATGGCATGGAGCGCAAACCTGGGCAGAAACATTCTGAAACGCAACCGGCGCCTTGGGGTCTTTGGTATCTAATATATTATGTTCGCCGTGACAATCGGTGCAGACTGGTGCATCCACATTTCCCTTTGCAACTGCAAGACCGTGAGAACTTTCATTAAACTCTTTAAGAATATCTTCATGACATTTTCCGCAGGTTTCCGGAATGTTTTTCTTTGCAACCGGAGAAGTTGGGTCTGTACCCTTGTTAATATCATGCGCGCCATGGCAGTCCACGCATCCTGCTGCCTTGGCATTCCCTTTCATGAGGGCTTTTCCGTGAACACTGTTATCATATGCTTTAATGAATGCCTGGCTGGTGCTGAACTGGCTTCTTACCTCAGGGGCATCAAGGTGACAGCTCAGGCAGAGTTTTTCTTCAGCGCGTTTTGTGGCAAGAGTATCACCGTTCATTGAGCTCAGGGTAATCGGAGTTGCATGGCAGGACTGGCAGTCGTTAAATGCTTTCACACCTTTTTCAATGGAGCGGTAATGGGCTGAGTGTTTGAATTCTGCATCCTGCTCAGCATGGCATTTTACGCAGCTCAGATCGCCTGAAGCACCTGCCTTTTTAACTCTCTGCACTTCATGAGTACCGTGGCATCCTTTACAGTCGTATGCTTTTCCGGTGCCTTTGCCTCCGGATTTAACCATAAAGGGGTGGAACAGGTGCTTTACGGGAGCATTTTTATGGCAGGAGATGCAGTTAACCGGCTGGATGTTTTCTTTATGCGGAACTTCGTCCGGGTCAAAACCGGTATGGCAGGCCACGCATTCCAGTTTGCCGTGCACTGATGAGTTAATTTTTTTCTCATCGGCAAAAAGGGAAATTTCCTTTCCTTTTTTCTCCATGGTCATGGTGTCGTCAGAGTGGCAGGTCAGGCAGTCTTCTTTAGTCTGGGCTAAGGATTGGACGGACATCAGACTAAACAAAACAGCAATAAAGAGGCTAATCCGGCAGAAGTTCAAATATGAAGTTCCAGAGTATTTTTTTGAGTTCAAGGTCATTGTATTACCAAAATCGGGAATATTTTTCTATAAATGATGAATCTTTGAACAATTTCCGCTCTAACTGTTGAAAAAACGAGCAAAATTGCAATCCTTAAACGATCATCAGGAATTTTACCAATACTTCACAAAAGTAGTGCCAAACTTTAATCCGGAGCTTTTTACGCTATTTTAAAGGAGAAACGGCGGATTATTAGGGATATTTCGTATTTTTAAGGAATTATAAAATCCCTTTGTTCAGCAAAAATTTGCATTGATGGAATAATGAAGATGAATTCTGATTGGAACCCGGGTAAGGGCGATTACAAGAGAAGCACAGGAAATACCAACACCTCTATAGCAGAGAGGGAGAAGGCAGCCCTGAGAAAAAAGACCGTACTCTTTTTTGTGCTTTTCTTCATTTTTTTGGGAGCAACATTGCTGGGTAATTATTTATTCTGCAACACACATAAAATTATTCAATAATACTCTATGAATTATATCATCGGGATAGACGGCGGGGGCACAAAAACCCATTGTGTTCTTGCCGCAAGAGATAAATCACCCGTTTTTGAATGTTACGGGGGACCGGCTAACTTCCTTATGCTCGGAACGGAAACAGTCTCTGCAACCCTGCTTGAGCTTGTGCAGCAGTGCCTTGATGCTCAGAAAATCGGGTTTCATCAGATTGATGCCGTGCTGCTTGGAGCAACCGGCGCGGGGAGAAGATCAGATGCTGAAACACTTGAACGGGATTTTCTCTCATTCATTCAGCAGAAGAATATCCGGATACGAAACTTTTCCGTTGAAAGCGATGCGCGCATTGCCCTTGAGGGAGCATTTTCCGGGCGTGAGGGTTGTATCCTTATAGCAGGTACCGGCTCAATCCTCTTCGGAAAGGACAACAAAGACCGTATATACAGAGTCGGCGGTTTCGGAAGATTTATCGGCGATGAAGGCAGCGGATATATGCTTGGTAAACGGGGGCTGATGGCCGCGGCTAAAAACTTTGACGGCAGAGGGCCTGATACGCTGCTGCTGAATCTTCTTTCACAGGAATTCAAAATATCCTCCCCGGAGGACCTGATTACAAGGATATACCGCGAGAACTTTGACATCGCTTCGTTTGCTCCGCTGGTGATTAAAGCCGCGGAACAGGGGGATCATCAGGCGCTGAAGATTGTTGAAGAAGAGATTGATGAACTTATCCTGCATATTAAAGCTATAAGAAAAAAGATTATTGTCGCTACTTTGCATGTTTCTTTCATCGGGGGACTTATAGCAAATGATACGTTTTACTCCCGTACCTTCAGGGAGAAAATTACCAAGACCATGGCTGATGTGAGAGTGATTGATGCTGAGAACAGCCCTGCTTATGGCGCAGTATTAATGGCTGCAAAAAAACTTTCAGGCAATTAACCATCATAAAATTGTAAAAGAAAACTCTATGGCTTCTGAAAAGGCAACAAAACGTAATCCCTGGGCTTGGGTACCCTCTCTCTACTTCGCTGAAGGAATTCCCTATATCGTGGTTATGACTCTTTCGGTAATTATGTATAAGCGGCTCGGTGTCTCCAACACTGAGATTGCCTTATATACAAGCTGGCTGTATCTGCCCTGGGTGATTAAACCGCTGTGGAGTCCTCTGGTTGATCTTACACGTACCAAACGTTTCTGGACTGTTATCATGCAGCTGTTTATCGGAGCAGGTCTTGCGGGCATTGCGCTTACCATTCCGGCTGATGATTATATACGCTACACCATGGCATTCTTCTGGCTGCTTGCGTTCAGTTCCGCCACGCATGATATTGCCGCGGACGGATTTTATATGATTGCTCTTCCTGAACATGAACAGGCGCTATATGTGGGCATCAGAAGCACTTTTTACCGTGTTGCAAGCATTACGGGCCAGGGACTGCTGGTTATTCTTGCCGGTACTCTTGAAAGTTCAACCGGGCTTCCTCCGGCTGAGTTCTCATTTAGGGCCGTTAAAGGGGATCAGGCAAATGTCCGCTTCCTGGATGATTCCGTGCAGTTCAGAAGTGTTGCTGCCGGTGATCTGCAGATTCTTGTCTCTGATGCAAAAACTTCTATATCTCTGGTTCAGACCCCAAAAGAAACAACAGACAGCCTCATCGGTGCGGTTAAGGAATATAATCTTTCCAACGGTTTTTATGGCACACAGGCCGTACCCGCGCCTGCTGCTGCTGCTGAAGAAGAGGAAGGCTGGTATCAGACGTATATCAGCAAACCGTACAGTGAGTATATCGTCACTCCGCTTGAGGATTTCCTCCGCACCAATTTTGGTGATGAAGCTAAACAGACTGCGCGTGTGCTGAAAGCCGGCAACGTGGGAATTGTATATATCCGGCTGAGTGAAGCCCCCGGTCGTGAGACGGTGGTCAATATCTCAAAAAGCGGCGGAGATAATAACTTCACGATGCTTGAAGGGGCGCGCATTGTATTCACCGACAGCAACTGGAATATTCCTGCCGCTGTCGCAGTACAGACCGATCCGAAGCTCAATTTTGAATCAGCGGCAACATTTCAGGCAGTATCAGGCAATATTCCTCTGGCCTGGAGCATTACTTTTTATATCATTGCCGGACTGTTCCTCCTCTTTTTTATCTGGCATAAATTTATTCTTCCTTATCCGGTGACCGATAAAGCAGCGGTGAGCGGCGGGAATATTTTCAAAGAGTTTTTCAGAACGTTTGCTCTCTTCTTTAAGAAGGAAAAGATTGGACTGATACTTGGCTTCCTCCTCTTATTCCGTTTTGCTGAAGCCCAGCTTGTTAAACTTGCTTCTCCTTTTCTGCTGGACACAAAGGAAGTCGGCGGGCTTGGCCTGACCACTGCTGAAGTGGGATTTGTTTATGGTACTGTGGGTATTCTTTTTCTGACTCTCGGCGGAATTCTTGGCGGTATCGCGGCTTCCAAAAAAGGACTGAAATACTGGCTGATGATTATGGTCGTTTCGATTAATGTACCGGACCTTCTATATGTATATATGGCTTATGCACAGCCGGAAAATTTTCTGATAATTAATATCTGTGTGGCCATTGAGCAGTTTGGCTATGGTTTCGGCTTTACCGCGTATATGCTCTTCCTGATATATGTAAGTGAGGGAGAACATAAAACGGCACATTATGCCATCGGCACAGGGTTTATGGCTCTGGGCATGATGATTCCCGGTATGTTCAGCGGATGGCTTCAGGAACTTATCGGCTATCAGAATTTCTTTGTGTGGGTGATGATTGCAACCATTCCAGGCTTCATTATTGCA of Ignavibacteriales bacterium contains these proteins:
- a CDS encoding DUF5009 domain-containing protein, yielding MNEPVKTERLVSLDVFRGITIAGMVLVNNPGTWSTIYPPLKHAPWHGCTPTDLIFPFFLFIVGVAITYSMKKRKERGDSQKQLIIQIIRRALILFGLGIILATFPFYNFNTGEWLDPSKIRIPGVLQRIGVVYLIAALLFLKTSLKTQVGIAAFFLLLYWALMTLIPVPGVGYANLEPTTNLAAYIDNLLLQGHLWSATKVWDPEGILSTIPAIATTLSGIFLGYWLLSDNDKMTKVIWIFVFANFSVVLGLFWDLAFPMNKNIWTSSYVLYTTGLALHFFAMCYWLIDMKGYTFWIKPFLVYGSNAITVFFLSGIMARMMSIIRWEKVPGEVITLKGYIYESFFTPYFPPINASFAFALFYVLLWLGIMWIFYAKKIFIKI
- a CDS encoding NapC/NirT family cytochrome c produces the protein MKGKLPQAFYSPLALLGFAVAGISFGLILFLMTLEFFAHETKPYMGIIAFIILPAIMICGLLLVAVALWREHSLKKRGLAKERRMPVVDLNDPKHRTAVSMITVVTVLLLVFSAFGSFKAYEYTDSDEFCGTMCHEVMHPEYTAYLNSAHSRVGCAKCHIGPGADWFVQSKISGAYQLYSVAFNKYSRPIETPIKNLRPAQHTCEQCHWPAHFFSEKKVSGNYYLTDEANTLHSLTMLMKVGGGTATSGTSNGIHYHMNIANDIFYYTDDESRQSIPWIKVIDKEGKEVVYTTKEKAGFTPPDKELRRFDCIDCHNRPAHIYNQPDKMLNRYMSSGRIDPTLPYIKSIAMDVLEKDYYTTEEAVKKIDLYISNFYSASYPDVMKTRQADLAKSIKAIQEIYSNNYFPTMKVSWKKYPNNLGHMYYEGCFRCHDDKHTSADGRKISSDCNVCHTIIGQKIANEKEMVSLDGMDFIHPSNLNQGIEYNQCPDCHGVYQKN
- a CDS encoding aminotransferase class V-fold PLP-dependent enzyme, whose amino-acid sequence is MTDLQQHFSKFRKNIIGIDNSFQSPYGEKKILYADWIASGRLYAPIEEKMIRDFGPWVANTHSESSVTGTFMTKSYAEAKRIIKKHVNAGEGDVLICNGSGMTGPVNKFIRILGLRLPEQFYDNILLDETMRPVVFVTHMEHHSNQTSWHETIADVVVIPPDEDGGINPDNLEIELQKYKNRRLKIGSFTAASNVTGIQTPYHQLSKIMHQNGGYCFVDFACSAPYVDINMHPKDPDERLDAIFFSPHKFLGGPGTPGVLIFTSHLYHNRIPDNPGGGTVDWTNPWGEHKFVNDIEAREDGGTPPFLQTIKAALAIKLKEEMQSKYMLQREEELVDIIVREFDNIPKLHLLADNYRHRLGALSFYIEDMHYNLAVKLLNDRFGIQSRGGCSCAGTYGHYLLHVDPSRSKRITDKIDQGDLSEKPGWVRISLHPTMTDDEVYYIADALRDIIDHADEYSADYIYKKECNEFFHKDFKGHEFAAITTMFEI
- a CDS encoding acetaldehyde dehydrogenase (acetylating), which produces MTLQDNDLLSVQEARNLALAAKEAQKEYKHFTQEQVDRIVKAMADAGYAQAERLAKLAAEESGFGKWQDKVIKNQFGTRNVYESIKDLKTVGVIESLHGGKLLKIAEPMGVVAALVPSTNPTSTAMFKILISLKARNSVVISPHPKTAKCTFDAAMVLCDAAEKAGAPRGLIQCMKNPTLEGTSELMKNKNIAVILATGSNPMVRAAYSSGKPAYGVGAGNVPAFIEKSANYKKAVADILYGTTFDNGTLCSSEQAIVCDRTIREQVIKECKEQGGYFVNAEEKKKLSGYILKDKGLNADIVGKPAPWIAQHAGFNVPENTRVLIAECSEVGKHEPLSVEKLSPILAFYTVDGWLEGCHKCIDLLQFGGIGHTMVIHSNDSDIIMKFALEKPAFRILVNTVSSVGAVGYTTALMPSMTLGPGTWGGSIISENVTAKHLLNYKHLAFEVNPVNPGQTLTSIGSSSAVSSSVPKSFIDEIEDRLRARAGNKPVQQDYSIPEKKETKPAANKAYGEGISEEEIQKIIKGFKV
- a CDS encoding transposase — translated: MSDKFLNLYRITSARANWWNYGNGIYFITTNTYNRERFFSEIINGEVKLLACGEVLKETWERLPGFFSYISIDDFVIMPDHFHGIIMINQTPGEEVIIDNQVFEPNPGYSSEKMSEIALKAGPLARVVGTFKSMVTRKARKINKQFKWQERFYDRIIRDENGLFAAREYIRMNPLKWEIDSPR